The Streptomyces sp. SS1-1 genome has a segment encoding these proteins:
- a CDS encoding GH39 family glycosyl hydrolase, with protein sequence MGRHGWNSGARRWRLTALLGVGAAALALIVTLLGTLPGNGVDTDGTTRDGDKVHGTLTAAPHARDPEVGWGFTHTQHSADEGAPAAVARVERRIAGDGGLPQIQHLMGWGADNPEPVRGRYDFEAMDRRIDFVRASGGTPVVTLCCAPDWMKGGEPGVDATDWSQAALETAPDPEHYADYAALAATVARRYPDVRHFVVWNEFKGFWNDAEARWDQEGYTKLYNLVYRALKKVDRDIMVGGPYLVMDSVDPRAHEASKALTGPWGALDRRTVDAFRYWNEHKAGADFVVVDGSSYTRDDELLPDEFTATRKFTDVSRWVREQTGDLPLWWAEYYVEPADGDDEREGWSEARRVAVHATGLIALAEGGTTSAFYWNPENEKGTACAGCLWTPTDAARGGAELPMYGLLSRFGKEFGPGTRFERVPVDGDGVRVLATDDTVLVVNTRDRQIDVRVDGRKVALHAYQVRWLER encoded by the coding sequence ATGGGACGTCATGGGTGGAATTCGGGGGCACGGCGGTGGCGGCTCACCGCGCTGCTCGGGGTGGGCGCCGCGGCTCTGGCCCTGATCGTGACCCTCCTCGGCACACTTCCCGGCAACGGCGTGGACACCGACGGCACCACACGCGACGGCGACAAGGTGCACGGCACCCTCACGGCCGCGCCGCACGCGCGCGACCCCGAGGTCGGCTGGGGGTTCACCCACACCCAGCACAGCGCCGACGAGGGCGCCCCGGCCGCCGTCGCACGCGTCGAGCGCCGGATCGCCGGCGACGGGGGACTGCCGCAGATCCAGCACCTCATGGGCTGGGGCGCCGACAACCCCGAGCCGGTGCGCGGCCGTTACGACTTCGAGGCGATGGACCGGCGCATCGACTTCGTGCGCGCCTCCGGCGGCACCCCCGTCGTCACCCTGTGCTGCGCGCCGGACTGGATGAAGGGCGGCGAGCCCGGCGTCGACGCCACCGACTGGAGCCAGGCGGCCCTGGAGACCGCGCCCGACCCCGAGCACTACGCCGACTACGCGGCCCTCGCCGCGACGGTCGCGAGGCGCTACCCGGACGTACGGCACTTCGTCGTCTGGAACGAGTTCAAGGGGTTCTGGAACGACGCCGAGGCCCGCTGGGACCAGGAGGGCTACACGAAGCTCTACAACCTGGTCTACCGGGCGCTGAAGAAGGTCGACCGGGACATCATGGTGGGCGGCCCCTACCTGGTGATGGACAGCGTCGACCCCCGCGCGCACGAGGCGTCCAAGGCGCTCACGGGCCCGTGGGGCGCCCTCGACCGGCGGACCGTCGACGCCTTCCGGTACTGGAACGAGCACAAGGCCGGCGCCGACTTCGTCGTCGTGGACGGCTCCAGCTACACCCGCGACGACGAGCTGCTGCCCGACGAGTTCACGGCCACACGGAAGTTCACCGACGTCAGCCGCTGGGTGCGCGAGCAGACCGGTGACCTGCCGCTGTGGTGGGCCGAGTACTACGTCGAGCCGGCCGACGGCGACGACGAACGCGAGGGCTGGTCCGAGGCCCGCCGGGTCGCCGTCCACGCCACCGGGCTGATCGCGCTGGCCGAGGGCGGCACCACCTCCGCGTTCTACTGGAACCCGGAGAACGAGAAGGGCACCGCCTGCGCGGGCTGCCTGTGGACACCGACCGACGCCGCGCGCGGCGGAGCCGAACTCCCCATGTACGGCCTGCTCTCCCGGTTCGGGAAGGAGTTCGGGCCGGGCACCCGGTTCGAGCGGGTGCCCGTCGACGGGGACGGTGTGCGGGTGCTGGCCACCGACGACACCGTGCTGGTCGTCAACACCCGTGACCGGCAGATCGATGTCCGGGTCGACGGCAGGAAGGTCGCCCTGCACGCCTACCAGGTCAGGTGGCTCGAGCGCTGA
- a CDS encoding DUF5925 domain-containing protein has product MSANPHDALPIRLNVDDSDSPSDVVDALFLGRFATGEQPYAHAANIDRVRSGATLLPPGARVLRAARDDDRSATLAEGDGWTLLISRWNRGADVTVTATSEELAARVLGEATDGAADEPEPQPENVTMGFWYVSPRRGPHRTTRQISAGTWEEVRPNYTAPVADAMDRLMKTTPEDIAGRLLLLHGPPGTGKTSALRTLARSWRDWCQVDCVLDPERLFGDVGYLMDIAIGEDDSTGKGRWRLLLLEDCDELIRGEAKHTAGQALSRLLNLTDGLLGQGRNVLVGVTTNEDLERLHPAVVRPGRCLARIEVGPLTRPEAIGWLGTDEGVGREGATLAELYALKRGTSPTSLPDPRDGADAGLYL; this is encoded by the coding sequence ATGTCTGCGAACCCACACGACGCTCTGCCGATCCGGCTCAACGTCGACGACAGCGACTCGCCGTCCGACGTCGTCGACGCGCTGTTCCTCGGCCGCTTCGCGACGGGCGAGCAGCCGTACGCGCACGCGGCGAACATCGACCGTGTCCGGTCCGGGGCGACCCTGCTGCCGCCGGGCGCGCGGGTGCTGCGCGCGGCCCGCGACGACGACCGCAGCGCGACCCTGGCGGAGGGCGACGGCTGGACGCTGCTGATCTCCCGCTGGAACCGCGGCGCCGACGTCACCGTGACCGCCACCAGCGAGGAACTGGCGGCGCGGGTGCTGGGCGAGGCGACGGACGGCGCGGCCGACGAACCCGAACCGCAGCCGGAGAACGTGACCATGGGTTTCTGGTACGTCTCCCCGCGACGCGGCCCGCACCGCACGACCCGGCAGATCTCGGCGGGCACCTGGGAGGAGGTCCGGCCCAACTACACGGCGCCGGTGGCGGACGCGATGGACCGGCTGATGAAGACGACGCCGGAGGACATCGCGGGCCGGCTCCTGCTGCTGCACGGCCCGCCCGGCACCGGCAAGACGTCGGCGCTGCGCACCCTGGCCCGCTCGTGGCGGGACTGGTGCCAGGTGGACTGTGTGCTGGACCCGGAGCGCCTGTTCGGTGACGTCGGGTATCTGATGGACATCGCGATCGGCGAGGACGACTCGACGGGCAAGGGCCGCTGGCGGCTGCTGCTCCTGGAGGACTGCGACGAACTGATCCGGGGCGAGGCGAAGCACACGGCGGGGCAGGCCCTGTCGCGGCTGCTGAACCTGACGGACGGCCTGCTGGGCCAGGGCCGCAACGTCCTGGTGGGCGTCACCACCAACGAGGACCTGGAGCGGCTGCACCCGGCCGTGGTCCGCCCGGGCCGCTGTCTGGCCCGGATCGAGGTGGGGCCGCTGACCCGCCCGGAGGCGATCGGCTGGCTCGGCACGGACGAGGGCGTGGGCCGCGAGGGCGCCACCCTGGCCGAGCTGTACGCGCTGAAGCGGGGCACCTCGCCGACGTCGCTGCCGGACCCGCGGGACGGCGCCGACGCCGGGCTGTATCTGTGA
- a CDS encoding DUF72 domain-containing protein: MTLFVGTSGWQYRDWRGVLYPADVPVRRWLEEYTARFATVELNNAFYRLPSRENFEAWRERVPDDFVVAVKASRYLTHIKRLKDPEEPVRRLMTHAEGLGGRLGPVLLQLPPTLRADAGLLDACLACFPAGVRVAVEPRHDSWWTPLTRGVLETRGAALCWADVGSRPVTPLWRTADWGYVRFHGGRARRRPHYGRQALETWVGRLSGTWSAGEDVYAYFNNDPTGAAVEDAMTFARAARRAGREPTRTPERLLRPAAQSS, from the coding sequence ATGACCTTGTTCGTCGGCACCTCGGGGTGGCAGTACCGGGACTGGCGGGGCGTCCTGTACCCGGCGGACGTGCCCGTGCGGCGGTGGCTGGAGGAGTACACGGCCCGGTTCGCCACGGTCGAGCTGAACAACGCCTTCTACCGGCTGCCGTCGCGCGAGAACTTCGAGGCGTGGCGGGAGCGGGTGCCCGACGACTTCGTGGTCGCGGTGAAGGCGAGCCGCTATCTGACCCACATCAAGCGGCTGAAGGACCCCGAGGAGCCGGTGCGCCGGCTGATGACCCACGCCGAGGGCCTCGGCGGCCGGCTGGGCCCGGTCCTGCTGCAGCTGCCGCCGACGCTGCGGGCGGACGCCGGGCTGCTGGACGCCTGCCTGGCGTGCTTCCCGGCCGGCGTCCGGGTCGCCGTGGAGCCCCGGCACGACAGCTGGTGGACGCCCCTCACGCGGGGCGTCCTGGAGACCCGGGGCGCCGCCCTGTGCTGGGCCGACGTGGGGTCGCGGCCGGTGACCCCGCTGTGGCGCACCGCGGACTGGGGGTACGTCCGCTTCCACGGGGGCCGCGCCCGGCGCCGGCCGCACTACGGCCGGCAGGCGCTGGAGACCTGGGTGGGGCGCCTTTCCGGCACCTGGTCCGCCGGCGAGGACGTGTACGCGTACTTCAACAACGACCCGACGGGCGCGGCGGTCGAGGACGCCATGACGTTCGCGCGGGCGGCGCGCAGGGCGGGCCGGGAGCCGACCCGGACGCCGGAGCGCCTGCTGCGCCCGGCGGCTCAGTCCTCGTAG
- a CDS encoding GntR family transcriptional regulator, which translates to MTLKIHIDDSAVAPYEQVRAQISEQARSGVLPVGYRLPTVRGLAQSLGLAANTVAKAYRALENDGVIETRGRNGTFVAAAGSAAEREAASAAQGYAERVRRLGLDEDAALEAVRDALRAAYED; encoded by the coding sequence GTGACCTTGAAGATCCACATCGACGACAGTGCCGTCGCGCCGTACGAGCAGGTGCGGGCGCAGATCTCCGAGCAGGCACGGTCGGGGGTGCTTCCGGTGGGCTACCGGCTGCCCACCGTGCGCGGGCTCGCCCAGTCCCTGGGGCTGGCCGCCAACACCGTCGCCAAGGCGTACCGGGCGCTGGAGAACGACGGGGTGATCGAGACACGGGGACGCAACGGCACGTTCGTGGCGGCCGCCGGCTCCGCCGCCGAACGCGAGGCCGCGTCGGCCGCCCAGGGCTATGCCGAGCGGGTCCGCCGGCTCGGCCTCGACGAGGACGCGGCGCTCGAGGCCGTACGGGACGCGCTGCGGGCCGCCTACGAGGACTGA